In Mycobacterium tuberculosis H37Rv, a single window of DNA contains:
- the dop gene encoding pup deamidase/depupylase (Cofactor: ATP) — MFWVGGPCLMPASSAARCAARIVGGRCLMPASSAARCAARIVGGPRLYGMQRIIGTEVEYGISSPSDPTANPILTSTQAVLAYAAAAGIQRAKRTRWDYEVESPLRDARGFDLSRSAGPPPVVDADEVGAANMILTNGARLYVDHAHPEYSAPECTDPLDAVIWDKAGERVMEAAARHVASVPGAAKLQLYKNNVDGKGASYGSHENYLMSRQTPFSAIITGLTPFLVSRQVVTGSGRVGIGPSGDEPGFQLSQRSDYIEVEVGLETTLKRGIINTRDEPHADADRYRRLHVIIGDANLAETSTYLKLGTTALVLDLIEEGPAHAIDLTDLALARPVHAVHAISRDPSLRATVALADGRELTGLALQRIYLDRVAKLVDSRDPDPRAADIVETWAHVLDQLERDPMDCAELLDWPAKLRLLDGFRQRENLSWSAPRLHLVDLQYSDVRLDKGLYNRLVARGSMKRLVTEHQVLSAVENPPTDTRAYFRGECLRRFGADIAAASWDSVIFDLGGDSLVRIPTLEPLRGSKAHVGALLDSVDSAVELVEQLTAEPR, encoded by the coding sequence ATGTTCTGGGTCGGCGGGCCTTGCTTGATGCCCGCCTCCTCAGCGGCCCGCTGCGCGGCCCGCATCGTCGGCGGGCGTTGCTTGATGCCCGCCTCCTCAGCGGCCCGCTGCGCGGCCCGCATCGTCGGCGGGCCTAGGCTCTACGGCATGCAGCGGATTATCGGAACGGAGGTCGAGTACGGCATTTCCTCGCCGTCGGACCCGACCGCCAACCCGATCCTCACCTCGACGCAGGCGGTGCTGGCATACGCCGCCGCCGCCGGCATTCAGCGTGCCAAACGCACCCGTTGGGACTACGAGGTGGAATCGCCGCTGCGCGACGCCCGGGGCTTCGATTTGAGTCGCTCGGCCGGGCCGCCGCCGGTGGTCGACGCCGACGAGGTCGGCGCGGCCAACATGATCCTGACCAACGGGGCGCGGCTGTATGTCGACCACGCGCACCCGGAATACTCCGCGCCCGAATGCACCGACCCGCTGGACGCAGTGATCTGGGACAAGGCGGGCGAACGCGTGATGGAGGCCGCTGCCCGCCATGTCGCCAGCGTGCCCGGGGCCGCGAAACTGCAGCTGTACAAGAACAACGTCGACGGCAAGGGAGCCTCCTACGGGTCGCACGAGAACTACCTGATGTCGCGGCAGACACCGTTCTCGGCGATCATCACCGGGCTGACCCCCTTTCTGGTATCCCGGCAGGTGGTGACCGGCTCGGGCCGGGTCGGCATCGGGCCCTCGGGTGATGAGCCCGGCTTCCAGCTATCCCAGCGTTCGGACTACATCGAGGTCGAGGTAGGGCTGGAAACAACGCTCAAGCGCGGCATCATCAACACCCGCGACGAACCGCACGCCGACGCCGACAGGTACCGCCGGCTGCACGTCATCATCGGCGACGCCAACCTTGCCGAGACGTCGACCTATCTGAAGTTGGGTACCACGGCGCTGGTGCTCGACCTGATCGAAGAAGGACCAGCCCACGCAATAGATCTGACCGACCTGGCGCTGGCCCGCCCGGTACATGCGGTGCACGCAATCTCCCGCGATCCGTCGCTGCGAGCGACCGTTGCGCTGGCCGACGGCCGGGAACTGACCGGTCTTGCGCTGCAACGGATCTACCTGGACCGAGTGGCTAAGTTGGTGGATAGCCGCGACCCGGACCCGCGGGCGGCCGACATCGTGGAAACCTGGGCACACGTGCTGGATCAGCTCGAGCGTGACCCGATGGATTGCGCGGAGCTGCTGGACTGGCCGGCCAAACTGCGGCTGCTCGACGGTTTCCGGCAGCGGGAGAACCTGAGCTGGTCGGCGCCCCGGCTGCACCTCGTCGACCTGCAGTACTCCGATGTCCGGCTGGACAAGGGCCTGTACAACCGGCTGGTCGCGCGCGGCTCGATGAAGCGTTTAGTCACCGAACACCAGGTGCTGAGTGCGGTGGAGAACCCGCCGACCGACACCCGCGCGTATTTCCGCGGCGAATGCCTGCGCCGGTTCGGGGCTGATATCGCCGCGGCTAGCTGGGACTCGGTGATCTTCGACCTGGGCGGCGACTCGCTGGTTCGCATCCCGACGCTGGAGCCGTTGCGGGGTAGTAAGGCGCATGTTGGTGCGTTGCTGGATTCGGTGGACAGTGCCGTGGAGCTGGTAGAGCAACTGACCGCTGAGCCTCGCTAA
- a CDS encoding integral membrane protein gives MSLSVRRPPAARAAAIVEAESWFLKRGLPSVLTMRGRCRRLWPRSAPMLAAWAVVEGCLMAVFFVTDGGEVFISATPTTAQWVILALLAVALPLASLVGWLVSQISSGRGQAAVATMAVAFAAASDVIESGPIQLLRTAVVVGLVLLQTGCGVGSVLGWAVRMTLEHLATVGTLAVRALPIVLLTALVFFNTYVWLMAANINGERLTLAMVFLLAIAGAFVVSKTVERVRPLLRSTTVMPQGSQSLAGTPFATMGDPSPGFPLTRAERLNVVFLLAASQLVEILVVASVGAAIYLVLGMIILTPPLLREWTHYDSMTTTVLGMTFPAPDSLIRMCLFLGALTFMYISARAVDDAEYRAMFLDPLIDDLHTALLARNRYRNNVVTAPCAGVDAGHVDD, from the coding sequence ATGAGCCTTTCCGTCCGTCGCCCCCCGGCGGCCCGAGCAGCGGCCATTGTGGAGGCTGAAAGCTGGTTCTTGAAGCGTGGTCTGCCCTCGGTGCTGACCATGCGGGGCCGGTGCCGTCGGCTGTGGCCGCGGTCGGCTCCGATGTTGGCCGCCTGGGCGGTGGTCGAGGGCTGCCTCATGGCCGTCTTCTTCGTCACCGACGGCGGCGAAGTCTTCATCAGCGCGACGCCGACGACAGCGCAATGGGTGATCCTGGCGCTGCTCGCGGTTGCTCTTCCGCTGGCCTCCCTCGTCGGCTGGTTGGTGTCGCAGATATCAAGCGGGCGTGGCCAAGCGGCGGTGGCGACCATGGCGGTGGCCTTCGCGGCCGCATCCGACGTCATCGAATCCGGCCCGATCCAGCTGTTGCGGACCGCCGTCGTGGTGGGCCTGGTGCTGCTGCAGACCGGCTGCGGCGTCGGGTCGGTGCTTGGCTGGGCGGTGCGGATGACGCTGGAGCACCTTGCGACGGTCGGCACGCTGGCGGTCCGGGCCCTGCCGATCGTGCTACTGACGGCATTGGTGTTCTTCAACACCTATGTCTGGCTGATGGCCGCCAACATCAACGGCGAGCGGCTGACGCTGGCGATGGTTTTTCTGCTCGCCATCGCCGGGGCGTTCGTCGTGTCCAAGACGGTGGAACGGGTGCGTCCGCTGCTTCGCTCAACGACGGTGATGCCCCAAGGCAGCCAAAGCCTGGCCGGCACACCCTTCGCGACCATGGGCGACCCCTCTCCCGGCTTCCCCCTCACCCGGGCCGAACGCCTCAACGTGGTCTTCCTGCTGGCGGCCTCGCAACTCGTCGAGATCCTGGTAGTGGCGTCGGTCGGCGCCGCGATATACCTCGTTCTGGGCATGATCATTCTCACTCCGCCGCTGCTTCGGGAATGGACGCACTACGATTCGATGACCACGACGGTGCTCGGCATGACGTTCCCGGCGCCGGATTCGCTCATCCGTATGTGTCTTTTCCTGGGCGCGCTGACGTTCATGTACATCAGCGCCCGCGCGGTCGACGACGCCGAGTACCGCGCGATGTTCCTCGACCCTCTGATCGACGACCTGCACACCGCGCTGCTCGCGCGCAACCGCTACCGCAACAACGTGGTGACCGCGCCGTGCGCCGGTGTTGACGCCGGTCACGTCGATGACTAG
- the mpa gene encoding proteasome-associated ATPase, translating to MGESERSEAFGIPRDSPLSSGDAAELEQLRREAAVLREQLENAVGSHAPTRSARDIHQLEARIDSLAARNSKLMETLKEARQQLLALREEVDRLGQPPSGYGVLLATHDDDTVDVFTSGRKMRLTCSPNIDAASLKKGQTVRLNEALTVVEAGTFEAVGEISTLREILADGHRALVVGHADEERVVWLADPLIAEDLPDGLPEALNDDTRPRKLRPGDSLLVDTKAGYAFERIPKAEVEDLVLEEVPDVSYADIGGLSRQIEQIRDAVELPFLHKELYREYSLRPPKGVLLYGPPGCGKTLIAKAVANSLAKKMAEVRGDDAHEAKSYFLNIKGPELLNKFVGETERHIRLIFQRAREKASEGTPVIVFFDEMDSIFRTRGTGVSSDVETTVVPQLLSEIDGVEGLENVIVIGASNREDMIDPAILRPGRLDVKIKIERPDAEAAQDIYSKYLTEFLPVHADDLAEFDGDRSACIKAMIEKVVDRMYAEIDDNRFLEVTYANGDKEVMYFKDFNSGAMIQNVVDRAKKNAIKSVLETGQPGLRIQHLLDSIVDEFAENEDLPNTTNPDDWARISGKKGERIVYIRTLVTGKSSSASRAIDTESNLGQYL from the coding sequence ATGGGTGAGTCAGAGCGTTCTGAGGCATTCGGCATCCCCCGGGATAGCCCGCTGTCCAGTGGTGATGCCGCCGAATTAGAACAGCTGCGGCGCGAGGCTGCGGTCCTGCGCGAGCAACTTGAGAACGCCGTCGGATCACATGCCCCGACGCGCTCTGCCCGCGATATACATCAACTCGAAGCCCGTATCGACTCACTTGCTGCCCGCAATTCCAAATTAATGGAAACTCTTAAAGAAGCCCGTCAACAACTGCTGGCGCTGCGCGAGGAAGTTGACCGGCTGGGGCAGCCGCCCAGTGGCTACGGCGTCCTGCTGGCCACGCACGACGACGACACGGTCGATGTGTTCACATCGGGTCGCAAGATGCGCCTGACGTGCTCACCGAATATTGACGCTGCATCGCTGAAGAAGGGGCAGACGGTCCGGCTCAACGAGGCCCTGACCGTCGTGGAGGCCGGCACATTCGAGGCGGTCGGCGAGATATCCACCTTGCGCGAGATCCTGGCCGACGGTCATCGGGCTCTGGTCGTCGGCCACGCCGACGAGGAACGCGTTGTTTGGCTGGCTGATCCCCTGATCGCCGAGGACCTGCCAGACGGCCTCCCTGAGGCCCTCAACGATGACACCCGGCCGCGCAAGCTGCGCCCCGGCGACTCGCTGCTGGTCGACACCAAAGCCGGCTATGCCTTCGAACGCATCCCCAAAGCCGAGGTAGAAGACCTGGTGCTGGAAGAGGTGCCGGACGTCAGCTACGCCGACATCGGCGGTCTGAGCCGCCAGATCGAGCAGATCCGCGACGCCGTGGAGCTGCCGTTCCTGCACAAGGAGTTGTACCGGGAGTACTCGCTGCGCCCGCCCAAGGGTGTGTTGCTCTATGGCCCACCCGGCTGTGGTAAGACGTTGATCGCCAAGGCTGTGGCCAACTCGTTGGCCAAGAAAATGGCCGAGGTCCGCGGCGACGATGCCCACGAGGCGAAGTCGTACTTCCTCAACATCAAGGGCCCCGAGCTGCTGAACAAATTCGTCGGGGAAACGGAACGCCACATCCGGCTGATCTTCCAACGGGCCCGCGAGAAGGCGTCGGAAGGCACTCCGGTGATCGTGTTTTTCGACGAGATGGACTCGATCTTTCGCACCCGTGGCACCGGCGTTTCCTCGGACGTCGAGACCACGGTGGTCCCGCAGCTGCTCAGCGAGATCGACGGGGTGGAGGGACTCGAGAATGTCATCGTGATCGGCGCCTCCAACCGAGAGGACATGATCGACCCTGCCATCCTGCGGCCCGGGCGCCTCGACGTGAAGATCAAGATCGAGCGGCCTGATGCCGAAGCGGCGCAGGACATCTACTCGAAGTACCTGACCGAGTTCTTGCCGGTGCACGCCGACGATCTCGCCGAGTTCGACGGTGACCGTTCGGCCTGCATCAAGGCGATGATCGAGAAGGTTGTCGACCGGATGTATGCCGAGATCGACGACAACCGGTTCCTGGAGGTCACCTATGCCAACGGCGACAAGGAAGTCATGTACTTCAAGGACTTCAACTCCGGGGCGATGATCCAGAACGTCGTCGACCGAGCCAAGAAGAACGCCATCAAATCGGTGCTGGAGACCGGCCAACCGGGACTGCGTATACAGCATCTGCTCGATTCGATCGTCGACGAGTTCGCCGAGAACGAGGATTTGCCCAACACCACCAACCCCGATGACTGGGCGCGGATCTCGGGCAAGAAGGGGGAGCGGATCGTCTACATCCGCACCCTGGTCACCGGAAAGAGTTCGTCGGCCAGCAGGGCTATTGATACCGAGTCCAACCTCGGCCAGTACCTGTAG